One Vibrio taketomensis DNA window includes the following coding sequences:
- a CDS encoding glycosyltransferase family 4 protein, giving the protein MIAVCAAHVRPSKGIDVLIEATHFVDNPNFHLLLIGSGYEPYFDMAKKPYVRENSLHWPPKDVPSIMAMADFQIQPSISGEGLPRTIIEAMANGTPSIVTTTGGSPELIEQNETGLIVPVKMPSYSAKL; this is encoded by the coding sequence GTGATCGCGGTATGTGCTGCTCATGTTAGACCAAGTAAAGGAATTGATGTTCTAATCGAAGCAACGCACTTTGTTGATAACCCAAATTTCCATCTACTGCTCATTGGTAGTGGTTATGAACCCTACTTTGATATGGCCAAAAAGCCCTATGTCAGAGAGAATTCACTTCATTGGCCACCGAAAGACGTACCTTCGATTATGGCAATGGCTGATTTTCAAATTCAGCCATCAATCAGCGGAGAAGGTTTACCACGAACGATTATTGAAGCAATGGCAAATGGTACACCATCCATCGTTACAACAACCGGTGGTTCTCCAGAGCTTATCGAACAAAACGAAACCGGCCTTATTGTTCCAGTGAAAATGCCCAGTTACTCGGCGAAGCTATAA
- the lpxM gene encoding lauroyl-Kdo(2)-lipid IV(A) myristoyltransferase (LpxM is lauroyl-Kdo(2)-lipid IV(A) myristoyltransferase, an enzyme characterized in Escherichia coli and involved in biosynthesis of the form of lipid A found in that species and some closely related species.): MIAERNDFDPKAYDPKFEFAFLAPKYWGTWLAVLFASLLCFFPNSFRLTFAKALSLIATKINNKANRRARVNLEMCFPQKSNEERELILRNSYITSISYLLSFASLSLKSRQWLEKNTVIRGFANLTELTNNGQKVILLVPHTWAIDIPAVLLASRGLPVSAMAKAQKNKLSDWLMHRQRVQYGGRVYDRSVGIKPFIKSIRSDNYLGYYLPDEDLGREHSVFVDFFATQKATISGLGKLSSLSKAKIVPLFAMFNSQSGQYELDFYPALPFPTGDEHMDARMMNECIESYVTAKPEQYMWILRLLKTRPDSNANPYN; this comes from the coding sequence GTGATAGCAGAGCGCAATGATTTTGACCCAAAAGCTTATGACCCAAAGTTTGAGTTCGCTTTTCTTGCTCCTAAATACTGGGGAACCTGGTTAGCTGTTTTGTTTGCCTCACTACTCTGTTTTTTTCCCAATTCATTCCGCTTAACTTTTGCCAAAGCGCTATCATTGATTGCTACCAAGATAAATAACAAAGCAAATCGCAGAGCTCGAGTTAACCTCGAAATGTGTTTCCCTCAAAAGTCTAATGAAGAAAGAGAGCTCATCTTAAGAAACTCTTACATAACCTCAATTAGCTATCTTCTTAGCTTTGCTTCTTTAAGCCTTAAAAGCAGACAATGGCTTGAAAAAAATACCGTTATTCGTGGTTTTGCTAACCTTACTGAACTGACAAACAACGGTCAAAAAGTCATCCTACTCGTTCCACATACATGGGCGATCGATATTCCGGCAGTGTTACTTGCATCGAGAGGATTACCTGTATCTGCGATGGCGAAAGCACAGAAAAACAAGCTTTCTGACTGGTTAATGCACAGACAAAGGGTTCAATATGGTGGCAGAGTTTACGATCGCAGCGTTGGCATCAAACCATTTATCAAATCGATTCGCTCTGACAACTATCTCGGCTATTACTTACCTGATGAAGACTTAGGAAGAGAGCATAGTGTTTTTGTCGATTTCTTTGCGACACAAAAAGCGACCATTTCAGGACTTGGTAAACTATCTTCGTTAAGTAAAGCGAAAATTGTTCCGCTCTTTGCCATGTTTAACAGTCAATCTGGTCAATATGAGTTAGATTTTTATCCTGCTCTGCCATTTCCAACTGGCGATGAACATATGGATGCTAGGATGATGAATGAGTGTATCGAGAGTTACGTAACAGCGAAACCTGAGCAGTATATGTGGATATTAAGACTGCTTAAGACTCGTCCAGATAGTAATGCCAATCCTTATAATTGA
- the rfaD gene encoding ADP-glyceromanno-heptose 6-epimerase, with product MIIVTGGAGMIGSNIIKALNDQGISDILVVDNLKNGRKFQNLVDLKIADYMDRDDFLMQIMSGENFSPIEAIFHEGACSSTTEWDGKYMMLNNYEYSKELLHYCLEREIPFLYASSAATYGETDVFKEDPQYEGALNVYGYSKQLFDNYVRRLWKDAKEHGEKLSQITGFRYFNVYGPREQHKASMASVAFHLNNQMNAGENPKLFAGSEQFKRDFVYVGDVAAVNLWFLQNGVSGIFNVGTGRAESFEEVAKAVIKHHGKGEIETIPFPQHLIGVYQEFTQADLTNFRSTGCDLTFKTVAEGVAEYMAILNHKA from the coding sequence ATGATCATCGTAACTGGCGGTGCTGGCATGATTGGCAGCAACATCATCAAAGCTCTTAACGATCAGGGCATTAGCGACATTCTTGTGGTCGATAACCTTAAAAATGGTCGAAAGTTTCAAAACCTTGTGGATTTGAAAATTGCAGATTACATGGATCGTGATGACTTTCTGATGCAAATCATGTCCGGAGAAAACTTTAGCCCTATTGAGGCCATTTTTCATGAAGGTGCATGCTCATCCACTACCGAGTGGGACGGCAAGTACATGATGCTCAATAACTATGAATATTCCAAAGAGCTTCTTCATTACTGCCTAGAGCGTGAAATTCCATTCTTGTATGCTTCATCTGCTGCCACATACGGTGAAACTGACGTTTTCAAAGAAGATCCCCAATACGAAGGTGCTTTAAACGTATACGGTTATTCCAAACAACTGTTTGATAATTATGTCCGTAGACTATGGAAAGATGCTAAAGAACACGGTGAAAAATTGTCACAAATCACGGGATTCCGCTACTTCAATGTTTATGGTCCACGTGAGCAGCATAAAGCCTCTATGGCTTCCGTTGCATTTCACCTGAACAATCAAATGAATGCTGGGGAGAATCCTAAATTGTTTGCTGGTAGCGAACAATTCAAACGCGATTTTGTCTATGTGGGCGATGTGGCGGCAGTAAATCTATGGTTCTTACAAAACGGCGTGTCAGGTATTTTCAATGTCGGTACTGGTCGCGCCGAGTCGTTTGAAGAGGTTGCAAAAGCAGTCATCAAACATCATGGCAAGGGTGAGATTGAAACCATTCCATTCCCACAACATCTAATTGGCGTGTATCAAGAGTTTACTCAAGCTGATTTGACTAACTTTAGAAGCACCGGCTGCGATCTTACATTTAAGACGGTAGCTGAGGGTGTGGCTGAATACATGGCGATTTTGAATCACAAAGCGTAA